The segment CCTTCTTTTTTCAAGGATTTTAATATCTTTAACTTTTCATCAGGCAAAAGTTCAGAAAAATACTCGTCCAAATCAAGTTGTTCTTTCACTTGCCTTGCAGTCCTTTCGTTGTCTCCTGTAAGCATGACAGTCTTTTTAATCCCCAATTTTTTAAGCTCTTTTATAGCATCAATAGAAGAACCTTTCACTTTATCAGAGATAGAAATTATGCCGATAGCACCGCCATTCTTAGCCACAACAATAGGTGTTCTGCCCAAACTCTCTTCTCTTTCCATGTGATCTTTGATGCCATCAATGTTTACTCCATTATTTAACATCAATTTTCGATTTCCTGCATAATGCATATCACCATTTATCTTGCCTTTTACTCCCTCACCAGTGACTGAAACAAAATCATCCACGTCAAAAATTTCCTCATCGGTAACATACGATGTAATAGCTTTTGCAATCGGATGTTCCGACCTTATCTCCAAGCTTTTAGCGATCTTTAAAAGTTCATCCCTATTTGCTCCTGCCGATATGACATTTACAACGAAAGGCTTTCCTTCCGTCAATGTACCTGTCTTATCAAAAGCCATTATATTTACTTTACCAAGGTTTTCAAGATATTCTCCACCTTTAATTATGACACCGTGCTTAGCTGCATTTCCTATAGCAGATACTACGGATATAGGTGTGGATATGACCAAAGCGCCGGGGCAAGCTATCACAAGAAATGTAAGCGCCATCATCAGATCCCTTTTTACCAAAAAAGTAATGATCGATGCTAATATGACTGAAGGAGTATAATATTTTGAAAATTTTTCGATGAATTTTTGAGTAGGCGCTTTTTCTCCTTGCGCTTCTTCAACGAGATATAAAATTTTAGAGAAAGTCGTATCCTCGCCAGAATTAACTGTTTCTACTTCAATATAACCATTTTCATTTATAGTGCCACTGTACACAAAACTTCCAACATTTACATCTACCGGCATAGATTCACCTGTTATAGCAGACTGATTTACCGATGCATTCCCTTTTACGACAAAGCCATCTACAGGTATTTTCTCTCCAGATTTTACAGCTACTATATCTTTAATTTTTACATCTTCCGCAGGCACATCTTCCACAATACCATCTTTCACAACATGGGCCATCTTTGGTGCCATATCGATCAAATATTTAAGAGCATTTCTCGTCTTTTGAAGGGTATATGATTCTAAAAAGCCTCCAAGCGAAAACAGAAATGTCACTGCTGCAACTTCCCAGTATTCACCAATTGTTATTGCTCCAACTGCCGCAATAGATACAAGCAAATTTATGCTTATGGTCTTGTACTTTAGAGATAATAAAGCGCTTTTTAAAACCTTGTATCCAGAAACAACCGCTGAAGTTAACATCAATATATTTGACACAATTTTATAATCAAAAAGTTTAAATCCCCAGCTTAAGATTATCAAAATTGCAGCTAACAAAAGTGGAAATAGTTTCTTATCCTTCATATACATCATTTCGCACCTCCTTCTTAAAAATAAGTCGAGCATAAGCCCGACATCATGGTTAAATCTTAGATATTGTATCCAAAATCTTTTATAACCTTCTTTATATCGTCAAGTGTTATGACTTCATCGTCAAACTTCACCTTAATAGAGCCTGTTGTAAAAATCACTTTGGCTTCTTCAACACCTTTTTGTGCGGCTAAAGCCTGTTCAATTTTTTTGCTGCAATCAGGGCAGCTAAGCCCTTCAACGGTAAATTTTACTTCTTTCATCATTAAAATCATCTCCTCTTAATTTTTATTACACATTAATAATAAAACTTTTCCTCAAAATTTTATGTGATCCTGATCAAATTTCTTTGAAATCATCAATATCTTTAATTAGTATTTCCCTATTTGACAAAAATTCTATTAAACCATCATGTTCTAATTCTCTTAATTTTCTGCTGACAGTCTCCCTGGTGGTACCGGCTAAATTCGCCAGATCTTCTCTGCTTAAATAAAGTCTTAGTTTAATACCGTTTATATCTTTCATTCCATCTTTTTCGGCAAGCCTATAAATGATTGACATAAGGCGCTTTTTAACATCTTCTGTGGTCAGATCTTTAAGAAGCAACTCAAGGCTTTTAATTCTTTCATTCAAATAATTCATGATTTTAAAGGCGATAGCCGGATTCTTTGATATTATATTCACAAAGTCATTTTTTGACAAAATGCACATACTTACATTTTCCATGGCTTCAGCGTAAAATGTGGACTTTTGCTCTTTAAATATACTATTTTCTCCAAAAGTATCACCATCTTTTAAAATATACAATATCTGTTCTTTGCCATCTGAATTTATCTTGTAAATTTTTATCTTCCCACTGTGAATTATGTATATTTGTTCTAAGATGTCACCTTCATTCAGTATGATGTCTCCCTTTTTATAAAAACATTCCTTTGTCAGATCGGATATGACTTTTAATTCTTCGTCATTTAGTTCATTAAAAATATGTACCACCTGAGCACAATATTTACATTCCATACCAACACCTCCACATTTAGTATAACAAAATCAAGATAAAATTCTGTGATTATAATCAATTTTTATAAAAAAATCGCTCTTAAATTCCAGAGCGACTTAATAAATTATTACTTTTTATATATTGCCCGTTCTCCGCCGATTAACTTAGGCCGCGTCTTAGCAGCCACTATCGTAGCATCGCCTATTTTACTGTGCTTTAACCTAACTGGAACAACCACAGGCCTTAAGTGCATGCCAATTAATACAAGTCCTATGTCAAGCCCCGCATGTCCTAATCCTTTCAAGCTCTCCACCATAACTGGTTTTTCAAATACGCTGTAAGAATAAGTCTGCAATGAACCTCCTGCATGTACTTGAGGGATCACAGATACTTCATCAAGATTGTATTTTATCATAGCTTCTTCTTCCACAAGAAGGGCCCTGTTTAAATGTTCGCATCCTTGTACAGCCAAATACAAATTTCTCTTTTTTACAGATTCCAATATCGGGTCAACAATTGCTTTCGCTATATCAAGGCTTCCAGACGTTCCAACTTTTCTACCTATGACCTCACTCGTGCTGCCACCTAGTACAAAAAGACCACCGCTTTTTACATCGGCTATATCTAAAAGCTCTTCAATGACTTCCTTCGTCTCAATCTTTATTTCATTTATGTCCAAGTAAAACACCTCCAACTCATATCATGCTTTAATTTATTGTATCACAGTATACATCAAAATCATATAATATTTCAGAAAAAGTCTAGTGGGAGAATATAGAGGGAGGTAAAATAATTGAAAAGGTTAATACCTAAAAAGTATAACTTGGTGTTAAGCGGCATATCGCAAAAGGCGTTGCAAGAGCATTATAAATTGTATGAAGGATACGTGTCGAAGACAAATGAAATTTGGGAGAAACTAACCACATCTGATAGAGAAAAAGCAAATGCAACATACAGTGAATACAGAGAACTTAAGTTGGAAGAAACGTATGCATTAAATGGCGTAAAACTTCACGAACTTTACTTTGAAAATCTTGGTGGAACTGGTGGTCCTGCAACAGGAATAATCGCATCTATGATAACATGCGATTTCGGTTCTTATGAAAACTGGCTTAACGACTTTAAAGCATGTGCACTATCGTCAAGGGGCTGGACAGTTCTTTGCTTTGACCCAATTGACTTAAAGCTTCACAATTATTTGCAGGATCTTCACAATCATGGCATCATTTCAAGGTCGATTCCACTTTTAATAATCGATACTTATGAACATGCATATTTCATAGATTATGGAACAGACAAAAAAGGATACATTGACGCTTTCATGAACAATGTCAAATGGGATGAAGTAAATAAACGTGTATACAATTGGATCGATACAAAGAAAATTTAGCAGGATTCAAAATTTCATCCTGCTAAATTTTCCTTAGGCAGTATTATCGTACTAGAACTATATTCATCAAATTTTAATCAAAACATTGTCAGCTATGCTATATCCTGCTTCAAGAGCCTTTTCATTTAATTTCACTGTGTCTTTTGGGACTTTTTGAATAATAGCCTTTATAAGCGATTCTCTTGACACGATATTGGTCAGCTTAGCAACAACCCCAAGCAAAACTATGTTTGCCGTAAAAAGGCTCCCCACTCTGTTTTTTGCAGTTTCTATTATAGGAAGTGAAAAAACTTTATTTACTGCATTATCATCTACAACAACCGAATTATCGGCTATTACAATTCCATCGCTTTTTAAATCTTTTTTGTACATATTGTATGCTTTCTGAGACATCGCTGCCAATATATCTGGTCTTTGCACTTTTGGGTAATCTATAGTATCATCGCTTATTATTACCTCAGACTTGCTTGCACCACCTCTTGCTTCAGGGCCATACGACTGCGTCTCTACACTGTTCTTTCCATCTAATAATGCAGCTTCTGCCAATATTATGCCTGCCAAAATTATTCCTTGTCCTCCTGTACCTGCAAATCTCATCTCGAATCTATTTATCATCACTATTCACCTTCAATGAATTAATCATTTTATCATATTTTTCAGTAAATTCCGGCTCATCTATGTTTAAAAATTCTCCTATCAAGAATTTATCTGAAAGCTCTTCTTTGGAAAATTTTTTCATATTGTCGACTGAAACAGCGTGCTCTTTTTGCCACTTTAACATCTCTTTACCATCGCCTTTCTTGTTTTTTCTTCCATAATACGTAGGGCACATGGTAATCGCCTCAATAAATGAAAAACCTCTATGCATAATTCCTTTTTCTATTAATTTGATTAATTGCTGCACATGGTACGAAGTGCTTCTGGCGACATATGTGGCTCCTGCGGCCATTGCAAGCTTACACATATCGAAATTTCTATCTATGTTTCCATAAGGCGTAGTTGTAGATTTATCCATAGATGGTGTAGATGGAGAATACTGCCCACCTGTCATTCCATAAATGCTATTATTAAACATTATGGTAGTCAAATCTATATTTCGCCTACATGCGTGGATGAAATGATTACCACCTATCGCAGCACAATCTCCATCGCCAGTAATGACTATAACTGTGAGAGATGGATTAGCCACCTTTATGCCAGTAGCAAATGCCAATGCTCTACCATGTGTAGTATGAAGCGTATTAAAATTAAGATATCCCGAAGCTCTCGATGAACATCCAATGCCTGATACAATACAGACTTTATCGCGATCTAAGTTTAAATTGTCAATTGCTCTTACAATTGCTGATGTTATTATTCCATTGCCACATCCTGGACACCATATAGTAGGCAATGTATCGGTCCTATAATATTTTTTAATGAGTTCAGATGCCATCATAAAGACTCCTTTACCTTTTCATATATATATTGTGGCGTTAGATATTCTCCATTAAATTTATTTACTTTAATCACTTTTCCAAAGCCTTTGACTAAGCGGTCGATCTCCAAATATAGTTGTCCATTATTCATTTCAACTACAAAAATATATTTGAATTTTTCACTTATTTCTTTGAAATGTGCTTCAGGAAAAGGCCAAATCGTTATTGGTTTAAAAAAAGATGCATTAATCCCTGCTTCGCCAAGCATTTTCATTGATTCCTTGCACGCTCTTGCAGAAGAACCGTAAGATACAATAAGCACATCACTATCTTTTCTTATTTTCTCATCGTAAACGCAGATATCATCCCTGTTATTTTCAATCTTGCCTAAAAGCCTCCTCATTAATCTTTCGTTTACATCAGTACTATTTGTAGGATATCCTTTTTCATCATGGGCAAGCCCTGTCACATGATATTTATACCCCAACCCAAATGGTATAAAAGGTGAAACACCATTTAATACATTTTTATAAGGTATATATTCATTTACATCAGGTAAATTAAATTTCTCATTTGTGACATTTGGGTCGTCCTCGATTTCGATTCTTTCCCTCACATGGCCTATGACTTCGTCTAACAACAAAATAACAGGTGTCCTGTATTTATATGTAAGATTAAATGCTTTAATCGTTATTTCGTACGCCTCTTTTACTGATGAAGGCGACATGACTATTATGGGATGGTCTCCATGGGTCCCCCATCTCGACTGCATCACATCGCCTTGTGATGGCATTGTTGGCATTCCTGTGCTAGGTCCGCACCTCTGCACATCGACAATGACACATGGGATCTCCGCCATAGACGCAAACCCAATATTTTCCTGTTTCAACGAAAATCCAGGACCTGACGTTGCTGTCATGGCTTTTGCTCCTGCTAACGATGCACCAATGACAGCAGCCATGCTGCTTAATTCATCTTCCATTTGTATAAACTTGCCACCGATTAACGGAAGCTTTTCTGAGCAAAGTTCTGCGATTTCTGTAGAGGGAGTAATTGGATAACCCGCAAAAAAATTTAAACCTGCCTTTATAGCAGCATCTACTACTGCTTCATTTCCTTGCATCAATTTTACCGTCATCATCTATCACCTCTAAATAAATTGCATAATCTGGGCATCTTAGCTCACAAAGGCCACAGGATGTACACTTTTCTGGATTAATTAGTGAAACTTTATTATCCTTCATGGTTAAAGCATTTGTAGGGCAAAATTCTACGCAAATTCCGCACCCTTTGCACCAGCTTTCGTTTATACATATTTTTTTATTTTTCACAATATCACCTTCGAAAATCTAATGAATTTACCCTTGCTTAACTTATCAAAATGCAATTTATTGTCAGTCTGAATAAAATTTAATGAACTCCCAGTATTGTTAACATCATTCCACCTGCTATGGCAGTGCCAAAAACACCTGCTAAGTTAGGACCCATGGCAAACATGATTAAAAAATTATATGGATTTTCTTTAATAGCAACATAGTGTGAAACGCGAGCTGCTATTGGTACAGATGCAATACCTGCCGACCCTATTAGAGGATTTATCTTTCCTCCAGATAATTTATTTAAAAGTTTTGCGCCTAAAATGCCTCCAGCCGTTCCTGTCATAAACGCAACAAGCCCTAAAACTATTATTTCTAAAGTCTTAATTGTGAGAAAAGTGTCAGCTTTCATTGTTGAACCGATAGATATGCCTAATAGTATTGTTATGACATTCATCAATTCTCCGCTGGCAGTTTTAGCCAATCTATCCACGACACCCGACTCTTTTAATAAGTTCCCCAGCATCATCATCGTAATAAGCGGTGCTATTGGCGGCAATAGCATATCTATCAATACGGTAATAACAATAGGAAAAACAATCTTTTCCGTCTTCGAAACTTCTCTCGGTTGTTTCATAATAATTTTTCTTTCTTCTTTTGTAGTTAAAAGCTTCATAATAGGCGGTTGAATAAGCGGCATCAATGCCATATATGAATATGCTGCAACAGATATTTGTGCCATCAGATTAGGGGCAAGTTTTTGTGTGACGTAAATTGCCATAGGCCCATCTGCCCCACCTATTATTCCTATTGCCGCTGATTGATGTATGGAAAACCCTAAAATTTTCGCCCCTATCAATGCGATAAAAATTCCTATATGAGCAAATGCACCCAGGATCACAAGGCTGGGATTTGCAATCATTGGTCCAAAGTCAGTCATGGCTCCGACACCTAAAAATATAAGTGGCGGATATATGATCTTTTTAACACCAAGGTAAAATATTCCAATAAGCCCATTTGGCAAAAGCAAATTAGTAGATGGTATGTTTGCTACAATGCATCCAAACCCTATCGGAAGCAATAGATATGGCTCGTACTTCTTAGCAATAGAAAGAGAAATAAAAGCTATTCCTAAAGCTATCAATATTGCATTTCCTAACGTCAAATGAACTAAACCTGTTGATTTAAACATTTCCTTTATAATGTCTAAAATAATCATGTTTTATCTCCTACTTTTTAAGTATTTAGATATTTTATTTAAAAAAGGAAATAGCCTTAATATGCCATCAATCAAAAATAGAAATACTATTAATAAAATCATATCAAGCAAAGACAAGTAAATTGCACCTACTACTGTATTTCCTACCAATTGACTATCCCCCTTAGCTTACAAATTTAAGTCATGTCACCTCTGACATAACTCTAATAACACGCCGTTAGTGCTTTTAGGGTGTACAAACGCTATCTTTGAACCTCCTGCACCAGTCTTAGGTGCCTCATCAATTAATCTAATGCCTTTAGATTTTAATTTTTCTAAGGACGCCTCAATATCATCCACTTCCAAAGCTATATGCTGGATTCCTTCTCCTTTTTTCTCAATAAATTTTGCTACAGGGCTATCAGACGATGTAGCCTCTAATAGTTCTATATCAATATCTCCAATTTTTATAAAAGCGGTCCTTAGATTTTCAGAACTTAAAGTTTCAATTCCAACAACTTTTTGTCCTAAAACGTCCTCATAAAACTTGGATGCCTCTTCTATGCTTTTTACTGCTATACCTATATGATCAATTTTTTTTATCATTTGAAGCCCCCCTTGAGATTTTTGTATATACCTTCTGCGATCATGTATGGATTTGTCAATCCAGCATATTCCGCATTAATCAATTCTTTGATGCTTTCCTGACTTATTTTCTCGTTTAAAGCTTTCATAAAATTGTCCATTAATATCTCTAAAACTTCCCATCTTAAATTTTTAAGCCGCCTTTCTTCAAGACCACCTGTTTTTTCGAGATAATATCGATGCTCCATTATTTTAGAAAGAAGCGTACTACAACCTTTGCCATACAATGCAGAAACCTCTAATACAGGCGGTCTCCAATCGGATTTATCATTTAAATCGAGCATGAAATTAATTTCTGCTGCCGTTTTATCGGCTCCTTCTCTATCTGATTTATTGACTACAAATATATCGCCAATCTCCATTATCCCAGATTTAATAGCTTGTATATCATCACCCATACCTGGAGATAAAACCATCACATTTGTATCTGAAGTTTTCACGATGTCAATTTCTGATTGACCCACTCCAGATGTCTCCACAATAATATAATTCATACCGACAATATCCAATATGTGAATTGCTGCTCTTGTTGCTTTCGCCAATCCACCAAGCTTGCCTCTCGTTCCCATGCTCCTCATATATACATTTTTATTAAGCGCTATATCGCTCATTCTAACCCTATCCCCAAGTATAGCTCCACCAGAGAAAAAGCTGGTAGGATCTACTGCAAGAATTCCAACTGAATAATTATCTTTTAGAAGAAATTTTGCTATTTCATTTGTAAGAGTGCTTTTTCCTACACCTGGAGGTCCGGTTATACCGATTACATAAGCTTTTCCAGCCTTGTTGTAGAGATTTTTGATTATCTCATAGACTTTTTCATCGCCATTTTCTGCCATAGTTATAGCTTTGGCTATGGCTCTCTTGTCTTTCTTTAATAGCAAATCTTCTAAATCTATATCTCTCATTTTTAAGCCTCTTTTCATCAAGCTTAAATTATTGGACTTTTACATTTTTCATAATATATTCAACAGCCTTTGATGTTGGTGTGCCTGGTGTAAATATTTCCTTTATACCTAAAGACTTTAGAAATGGTATGTCCTCATCAGGAATTATGCCGCCAGCAATTACCATAATTTCCTCTACTCCCCTATCCTTTAGCAAATTCATTATTTTAGGAAACAATGTGTTGTGAGCACCAGATAAAATGCTTAATGCGATGACATCAACATCTTCTTGAATTGCTGCTTCTACAATCTGTTCGGGTGTCTGCCTCAATCCTGTATATATGACTTCCATGCCAGCATCTTTAAATGCCCTTGCAATCACTTTTGCACCTCTGTCATGTCCATCAAGACCTGGCTTAGCCACTAGAACTCTAATTGGCCTTTTCATTTTCTCACCCCTCATAAGACTATGTTCTCTCTGTATTCTCCAAACACAGATCGTAACACATCGCATATCTCGCCAAGTGTTGCATACGCTCTAACTGCATCTATTATTTGAGGCATAATGTTTTCTTGACTACAAGCCGCCTCTTTAAGGTCTGATAATCTTCTCTTTACTTCTTCATTATCTCTTTCAGCCCTAAGTTTTTTTAGCCTTTCTTTTTGCATCTCCCCAACTTGAGGATCAACTTTAAGCAAGTTGCCATAGTATTTTTCTTCAGTTTTAAACTTGTTCAAGCCTACTATAATCCTCTCACCTTTTTCAATCTCTTTTTGATACCTGTACGCGCTATCTTGTATTTCCTTTTGAATAAATCCACTCTTTATTGCACAGGCAGCACCGCCAAGTTCATCAATTTTTTTTATGTATTGTAAGGCTTTCTCCTCTATTTGATTCGTTAAATACTCTACGTAGTAACTGCCTGCCAGCGGATCAGGTGTATCACATACGCCGCTTTCGTATGCTATTATCTGCTGAGTCCTTAATGCAATCTTCACCGAATCTTCTGATGGCAGCGCCAATGCTTCATCGCGGCTATTCGTGTGAAGTGATTGAGTTCCTCCTAACACTGCAGCCAATGCCTGCAGCGCAACTCTTACAATATTATTATCAGGTTGCTGAGCAGTTAACGTAGAACCGCCAGTCTGTGTATGAAATCTAAGCATCATTGATTTTGGATTTTTAGCATTGAATCTTTCTTTCATTATCCTTGCCCACATCCTTCTGGCAGCTCTGAATTTCGCCACCTCTTCTAATAAATCATTGTGAGCGCTAAAGAAAAATGAAAGCCTCGGTGCAAAGTCATCAACATCAAGTCCCGCTTTTAATGCGGCATTTACGTATTCTATCCCGTTTGCCAATGTAAAAGCTACCTCTTGCACAGCTGTAGCTCCAGCTTCCCTTATGTGATAACCACTTATGCTTATCGTGTTCCACTTTGGAATGTATTTGGAACAATATTTGAATATGTCTGTTGTAATCCTTAATGAAGGTTCAATTGGAAAAATGTATGTTCCACGAGCAATGTATTCTTTCAATATGTCGTTTTGAATAGTTCCTTCCAATTTGTCTAAAGAAACTCCTTGCTTTTCTGCGACAGCGATGTACATTGCTAAAAGAACTGCTGCAGGGGCATTTATCGTCATGGATGTACTGACTCTATCGAGAGGTATCCCATCAAACAAAATTTCCATATCTAAAAGAGAATCTACAGCAACACCAACTTTCCCTACTTCACCTTCAGCCATCGGATGATCCGAATCATATCCTATCTGTGTTGGTAAATCGAATGCTATGCTTAACCCTGTCTGTCCCTGCGAAAGTAAGTATTTATACCTTGCATTTGATTCCTCAGCATTACCAAATCCAGCATACTGCCTCATAGTCCAGAACCTTCCTCGGTACATGGTTGGCTGAACACCACGCGTAAATGGATATTGGCCCGGAAAGCCTAAATCATTTAAATAGTCCAAATCAACTACATCATCAGGCGTATATATGCTTTTTATTTCTACACCTGATGAAGTCATAAACTTCTCTTTTCGTACTGGATATTTTTCTTTGGCTTTGTTGGCACATTGGTATAACCATTTGTTGCTTTCCTCTTTTATCTTATCGATATACTCTTCATCTTTCATTTGAAAATTCCCCCATCGATACCGCAATCATCATACCCAACCACGCATTTCCATAGCTTCATATATTCTATTTAGAGATGTAATATATGCACCTGTGCGCATGTCTACTTTGTAGGCATTTGAAGTTTCGTAAACTTTTTTAAATGCCTCTATCATAATCTTTCGCTGCCTATCTTCAACTTCCTCCAATGTCCAATAGTAATTGTCCAGATTTTGAACCCATTCAAAATATGAAACCGTCACACCACCCGCATTTGCTAAAATATCTGGCACCACAAATATACCTCTTTCATATAAAATTTTATCTGCTTCAGGTGTTGTGGGACCATTCGCTCCTTCGCATATTATCTTCGTCTTTATTGATCTTGCAATATCTGTAGTTATCTGATTCTCCAAAGCTGCCGGCACAAATATATCTGTTTTAAGTTCAAACAATTTATCTTTTGTTATTTGTTCAGCATCGTCAAATCCTGCCACACTTCCATTTTCTTTTACATATTCAATTAATTCGTTGACGTCTATTCCCTCTTCTTTGTATATGCCGCCCCTTGAATCAGACACCGCTATAATCTTCGCACCCAGTTTTTGAAGGTTAATTGCT is part of the Thermoanaerobacterium sp. PSU-2 genome and harbors:
- a CDS encoding cation-translocating P-type ATPase, encoding MMYMKDKKLFPLLLAAILIILSWGFKLFDYKIVSNILMLTSAVVSGYKVLKSALLSLKYKTISINLLVSIAAVGAITIGEYWEVAAVTFLFSLGGFLESYTLQKTRNALKYLIDMAPKMAHVVKDGIVEDVPAEDVKIKDIVAVKSGEKIPVDGFVVKGNASVNQSAITGESMPVDVNVGSFVYSGTINENGYIEVETVNSGEDTTFSKILYLVEEAQGEKAPTQKFIEKFSKYYTPSVILASIITFLVKRDLMMALTFLVIACPGALVISTPISVVSAIGNAAKHGVIIKGGEYLENLGKVNIMAFDKTGTLTEGKPFVVNVISAGANRDELLKIAKSLEIRSEHPIAKAITSYVTDEEIFDVDDFVSVTGEGVKGKINGDMHYAGNRKLMLNNGVNIDGIKDHMEREESLGRTPIVVAKNGGAIGIISISDKVKGSSIDAIKELKKLGIKKTVMLTGDNERTARQVKEQLDLDEYFSELLPDEKLKILKSLKKEGIVAMVGDGVNDAPSLAYADVGISMGLGGTDVANDVSNITLTDDNLKKLAFAVGLSRAALRNMKQNIYFSVFVVLSLLLGVIYGDVFLASGMFVHEASVFIVTLNAMRLMKYKGRLR
- a CDS encoding cation transporter; translation: MMKEVKFTVEGLSCPDCSKKIEQALAAQKGVEEAKVIFTTGSIKVKFDDEVITLDDIKKVIKDFGYNI
- a CDS encoding Crp/Fnr family transcriptional regulator; its protein translation is MECKYCAQVVHIFNELNDEELKVISDLTKECFYKKGDIILNEGDILEQIYIIHSGKIKIYKINSDGKEQILYILKDGDTFGENSIFKEQKSTFYAEAMENVSMCILSKNDFVNIISKNPAIAFKIMNYLNERIKSLELLLKDLTTEDVKKRLMSIIYRLAEKDGMKDINGIKLRLYLSREDLANLAGTTRETVSRKLRELEHDGLIEFLSNREILIKDIDDFKEI
- a CDS encoding TIGR01440 family protein, whose amino-acid sequence is MDINEIKIETKEVIEELLDIADVKSGGLFVLGGSTSEVIGRKVGTSGSLDIAKAIVDPILESVKKRNLYLAVQGCEHLNRALLVEEEAMIKYNLDEVSVIPQVHAGGSLQTYSYSVFEKPVMVESLKGLGHAGLDIGLVLIGMHLRPVVVPVRLKHSKIGDATIVAAKTRPKLIGGERAIYKK
- a CDS encoding Fe-Mn family superoxide dismutase; amino-acid sequence: MKRLIPKKYNLVLSGISQKALQEHYKLYEGYVSKTNEIWEKLTTSDREKANATYSEYRELKLEETYALNGVKLHELYFENLGGTGGPATGIIASMITCDFGSYENWLNDFKACALSSRGWTVLCFDPIDLKLHNYLQDLHNHGIISRSIPLLIIDTYEHAYFIDYGTDKKGYIDAFMNNVKWDEVNKRVYNWIDTKKI
- a CDS encoding 2-oxoacid:acceptor oxidoreductase family protein — translated: MNRFEMRFAGTGGQGIILAGIILAEAALLDGKNSVETQSYGPEARGGASKSEVIISDDTIDYPKVQRPDILAAMSQKAYNMYKKDLKSDGIVIADNSVVVDDNAVNKVFSLPIIETAKNRVGSLFTANIVLLGVVAKLTNIVSRESLIKAIIQKVPKDTVKLNEKALEAGYSIADNVLIKI
- a CDS encoding 2-oxoacid:ferredoxin oxidoreductase subunit beta, whose product is MASELIKKYYRTDTLPTIWCPGCGNGIITSAIVRAIDNLNLDRDKVCIVSGIGCSSRASGYLNFNTLHTTHGRALAFATGIKVANPSLTVIVITGDGDCAAIGGNHFIHACRRNIDLTTIMFNNSIYGMTGGQYSPSTPSMDKSTTTPYGNIDRNFDMCKLAMAAGATYVARSTSYHVQQLIKLIEKGIMHRGFSFIEAITMCPTYYGRKNKKGDGKEMLKWQKEHAVSVDNMKKFSKEELSDKFLIGEFLNIDEPEFTEKYDKMINSLKVNSDDK
- a CDS encoding 2-oxoacid:acceptor oxidoreductase subunit alpha; protein product: MMTVKLMQGNEAVVDAAIKAGLNFFAGYPITPSTEIAELCSEKLPLIGGKFIQMEDELSSMAAVIGASLAGAKAMTATSGPGFSLKQENIGFASMAEIPCVIVDVQRCGPSTGMPTMPSQGDVMQSRWGTHGDHPIIVMSPSSVKEAYEITIKAFNLTYKYRTPVILLLDEVIGHVRERIEIEDDPNVTNEKFNLPDVNEYIPYKNVLNGVSPFIPFGLGYKYHVTGLAHDEKGYPTNSTDVNERLMRRLLGKIENNRDDICVYDEKIRKDSDVLIVSYGSSARACKESMKMLGEAGINASFFKPITIWPFPEAHFKEISEKFKYIFVVEMNNGQLYLEIDRLVKGFGKVIKVNKFNGEYLTPQYIYEKVKESL
- a CDS encoding 4Fe-4S binding protein; amino-acid sequence: MVKNKKICINESWCKGCGICVEFCPTNALTMKDNKVSLINPEKCTSCGLCELRCPDYAIYLEVIDDDGKIDARK
- a CDS encoding sodium ion-translocating decarboxylase subunit beta, which translates into the protein MIILDIIKEMFKSTGLVHLTLGNAILIALGIAFISLSIAKKYEPYLLLPIGFGCIVANIPSTNLLLPNGLIGIFYLGVKKIIYPPLIFLGVGAMTDFGPMIANPSLVILGAFAHIGIFIALIGAKILGFSIHQSAAIGIIGGADGPMAIYVTQKLAPNLMAQISVAAYSYMALMPLIQPPIMKLLTTKEERKIIMKQPREVSKTEKIVFPIVITVLIDMLLPPIAPLITMMMLGNLLKESGVVDRLAKTASGELMNVITILLGISIGSTMKADTFLTIKTLEIIVLGLVAFMTGTAGGILGAKLLNKLSGGKINPLIGSAGIASVPIAARVSHYVAIKENPYNFLIMFAMGPNLAGVFGTAIAGGMMLTILGVH
- the mce gene encoding methylmalonyl-CoA epimerase translates to MIKKIDHIGIAVKSIEEASKFYEDVLGQKVVGIETLSSENLRTAFIKIGDIDIELLEATSSDSPVAKFIEKKGEGIQHIALEVDDIEASLEKLKSKGIRLIDEAPKTGAGGSKIAFVHPKSTNGVLLELCQR
- the meaB gene encoding methylmalonyl Co-A mutase-associated GTPase MeaB, with the translated sequence MRDIDLEDLLLKKDKRAIAKAITMAENGDEKVYEIIKNLYNKAGKAYVIGITGPPGVGKSTLTNEIAKFLLKDNYSVGILAVDPTSFFSGGAILGDRVRMSDIALNKNVYMRSMGTRGKLGGLAKATRAAIHILDIVGMNYIIVETSGVGQSEIDIVKTSDTNVMVLSPGMGDDIQAIKSGIMEIGDIFVVNKSDREGADKTAAEINFMLDLNDKSDWRPPVLEVSALYGKGCSTLLSKIMEHRYYLEKTGGLEERRLKNLRWEVLEILMDNFMKALNEKISQESIKELINAEYAGLTNPYMIAEGIYKNLKGGFK